The Thermobispora bispora DSM 43833 genome window below encodes:
- a CDS encoding DUF6504 family protein, producing MSRLYGDPIEVWLREGRPARFVWRDRLYLVRAVQDHWVTAREWWRTTDADPGERRFWRVEAVTGRDIGIYELRFDTASGGWLLLRAWD from the coding sequence ATGAGCAGACTCTACGGCGACCCGATCGAGGTGTGGCTCCGGGAGGGGCGCCCGGCCCGGTTCGTCTGGCGCGACCGGCTCTACCTCGTCCGGGCGGTGCAGGACCACTGGGTGACCGCCCGGGAGTGGTGGCGGACCACGGACGCCGATCCCGGCGAGCGGCGGTTCTGGCGGGTGGAGGCGGTCACCGGCAGGGACATCGGGATCTACGAGCTGAGGTTCGACACGGCGAGCGGTGGATGGCTGCTGCTGAGGGCATGGGACTGA